TAGTGATATCTTTTGGAAATCCTTCCTCACTGATCACCCAGCTATGGTAGCGGCCCACTTCAAAAGTATCCGGCAAACCTTCATATAGATCCTTTTTACTTCTTTTCAGAATATTCACCGGCGTTGCCACTCCGTGATACACTGTACTTAAGTTCACCAGCTTCCCGCCGAAAGCCTCACCGATGGCCTGATGCCCCAAACATACGCCCAGTATGGATTTGCTGGAAGCGTATTCTTTGATCAGCGGTAACAACATTCCTGCTTCTTCCGGAATACCAGGACCAGGACTAAGAATGATCTTATCATATTCTTTCACGCGTTCCAGCGGCAGCTGATCGTTGCGCACCACGTCAACACGCTGGTGCAGGATCTTCTCTACCAGGTGGACCAGGTTATAAGTGAATGAGTCGTAATTATCGAAAACTAATATTTTCACAAGGAATGTTTTACTGGTTAATTATTGAGCGATCTCTTCTGCAAACAGGATGGCTTTTTTCAGCGCTCCCAGTTTGTTGTTCACTTCCTGCAATTCGCTTTCAGGTTTGCTGGCAGCAACAACGCCTGCTCCGGCCTGATAGTACAGCGTATTATTTCTGCTAAAGAATGTACGGATCATGATGGCGTGGATGCAGGTGCCGTCGAAGCCCATGAAACCGATGGCGCCGCCGTAATAGCTGCGGCTGGTGGGTTCCAGCCCATCGATCAGTTCGATGGCCTTGAACTTGGGCGCACCGCTGAGCGTGCCTGCCGGAAATGTTTTTGCCATCAGTTCGAAAGGATTGGCATCAGTTCTCGTTTTACCACTCACTTCACTCACAAGATGGATAACATGACTGTAGTATTGTACCTGACGGTAATGTACCACCGAAACATCATCACATACCCTGCTGAGATCATTGCGCGCCAGGTCAACCAGCATTACATGTTCTGCATTTTCCTTGGCATCTTTGAGGAGTTCCTGTGCAGCACGCTGATCGGTTTCATCATCGCCGGTGCGTTTGAAAGTGCCGGCAATGGGATGAACGATGGCTTTGCCGTTTTGAATAAGTATCTGTGATTCGGGACTAGAGCCGAGTAGTTTGTAATCGCCGTAGTCGAAGAAGAAGAGATAGGGAGATG
This portion of the Pseudobacter ginsenosidimutans genome encodes:
- a CDS encoding anthranilate synthase component II, yielding MKILVFDNYDSFTYNLVHLVEKILHQRVDVVRNDQLPLERVKEYDKIILSPGPGIPEEAGMLLPLIKEYASSKSILGVCLGHQAIGEAFGGKLVNLSTVYHGVATPVNILKRSKKDLYEGLPDTFEVGRYHSWVISEEGFPKDITITARDENNYIMGLQHNMYDVQGVQFHPESVLTPLGETILRNWLKQ